Within the Alkalibaculum bacchi genome, the region ATCCCATTAAAAACCTCATAAAATCCAATATTTCTCAACACCTTCAAAATAATCCCATGAATAAGATACACATACAAAGTCTGTGCCCCTAATTTAGAATACATTTTTTCTCCATCTGGAATCAATAGAAAAAATCCAAAGCTAAACAATGCCCCAACCCCATACAATGCTAGCCTGTACAATCCTGCGTACCACATGTCGTAGCCGACTACTGCATAAGAACTTTTTCCTTGTAGAAGAGGTCTGGCGATGATGTCGTATTTTAACAGTATGTAGGCAATCACAATACACGCCACCCATATAATGTATTTCCATTTACTTTCTTTTACCGTTATAATATGCTCCTTTTTTAGGTAATGACCTATTAAAAAATAAGGAAAGAACACCACTACTCTTGATAAGGACATAAACAATCCAAAGTTCTCATCATATCCCACTGCAATTCCAGCTGCAACAGCAATCGAAAGTATGCCCTTAAGATCCTTCACTTGAGGAAAAATCACATACCATATAATTAAGCAAAACATAAACCAATAAGTGTAATATGGATCTGAGTAAGTAAGGTCAATTTCTGCTTTAAGAACAAACTTAAACACTAGAAAATAAAGAGTCTGTATAAAAAGGTAAATCTTAGAGTATTTAATTACATATTTATTCAAGTTTTTTATATACTTCATAAAATACCCAGATACTATAATAAAGGCGGGCATGTGAAAGGTATAAATAAAATAAAACAATCTCTCTAATCCCCAAGATTCACCAATAACCGGAGAAAAAGTATGCGTGGCCACTACAATTAATATCAAAAAGAATTTCACATTATCAAAATAAAAATCACGTTTTTTCGTTAACTTTGGTGTATTTACGATACCTGTCAAGTTGAGGACTCCTTTTGTCTGAACTACTAACAATGAATAATATAATAATATAACACAATAGCCAACAAAAAATCCATAATAATTGGAGGGAGGGGGCCAAATAGTCAGGTGGTCAGGTGGTCAGGAAAACCAAAAATCCACCAGCAGTGATATAGAATTTACTTACAACTTATTAGGGGTTGGACGGTTGGTTCGTTGGATGGAAAACTTACCACACCAACTATTAATGCATGAACTATATAATCAACTAGTATTAAATTAAAATACAAAATCTTCAATGAACAATGAAAAATGAACAACGAACACGAAACAATATAAATATGCGACTGTTTACGTAGCTTTTAATACTGCTAATTATTCATTGTTCCATCTTCATTGTTCACTGCGACGCAAGTCGCATATTTGACTTAATTAATTCTAAATTGTAAATTCTCATTTCTCAATTGTGCGCGAAGCGCACCCAACGCTCGTGCTTTTAATTTTGTCACCGTTTGTGGATGAAGGTCATTTTCTTTAGCGATTTGCTGGACTTTTTTGCCTTTATAAAAATGTTCTCGGATAAACCACTGTTGTCTAGGCGTGAGCTTTAGTAGTGCCCTTTGAATATCTTCCGTATTTTCCCTCCAGATGATCTTGTCTAAACTCTTATCCTGCTCAATCAAATTCTCATCCTTTAGGTTATCAAAAGTAGGCATCATTTCGACGAATTCTATTTTATCAGCCTGCTCTTTTATGACTTCCATATAAAAGTAAAAGAGCTTTTTCTTATAAAAGGCTGCAAAAGGTACTTGTTTTGATATATCAAACTCCTGTACGGCCTCTAATAATTGAACCATAGCATTGTGATAATTTTCTTCAAAACTATCAT harbors:
- a CDS encoding acyltransferase family protein; this translates as MTGIVNTPKLTKKRDFYFDNVKFFLILIVVATHTFSPVIGESWGLERLFYFIYTFHMPAFIIVSGYFMKYIKNLNKYVIKYSKIYLFIQTLYFLVFKFVLKAEIDLTYSDPYYTYWFMFCLIIWYVIFPQVKDLKGILSIAVAAGIAVGYDENFGLFMSLSRVVVFFPYFLIGHYLKKEHIITVKESKWKYIIWVACIVIAYILLKYDIIARPLLQGKSSYAVVGYDMWYAGLYRLALYGVGALFSFGFFLLIPDGEKMYSKLGAQTLYVYLIHGIILKVLRNIGFYEVFNGMELVLIGVLFGLMLTVLVQVVRSKVNPS
- a CDS encoding sigma-70 family RNA polymerase sigma factor encodes the protein MHGSLTRSKAYLTESESFCRPTNQPLRKVPRSAFGFPPIKSSAFSFPVSAKVMSHSLKSHRIIRYNFFYKEVIQITLITLIDEIKSGDTSQMGVLIEQVRPVTLSMIKKYGYYDSFEENYHNAMVQLLEAVQEFDISKQVPFAAFYKKKLFYFYMEVIKEQADKIEFVEMMPTFDNLKDENLIEQDKSLDKIIWRENTEDIQRALLKLTPRQQWFIREHFYKGKKVQQIAKENDLHPQTVTKLKARALGALRAQLRNENLQFRIN